In Carassius auratus strain Wakin unplaced genomic scaffold, ASM336829v1 scaf_tig00214657, whole genome shotgun sequence, one genomic interval encodes:
- the LOC113092585 gene encoding adenylate cyclase type 8-like isoform X2: MGHLNSEERFSESLSQPVVGMVTFSDTSDMHKMPPPSCIPTPLSPGLRRKQLLWQNAVKHIISQRGLRQQFGVEPARKIHVTDAYIEEINQQIRSKASRGITKRRSSVARVHPSFFGERSSSSSTNTRTSADYASDADFFVHWGHIIHGVYVPTLRHIFKSKDLEKLYQRHSSHTRRTSLVVTNIIDAAAKLHLLLLYLALVPDGSDILLGWFTGFFMACAITLCVLVLTCKRSHSPRWLHYAGMASWLSQTAQVLGGLAYGLERDQSWYVLFTLFATYTLLPLPLFWAIGAGTLTSILHLTSETIRHVSEVGLLRKIIAKALLYTSMNVAGLFIHYLTDRSQRQAFLETRRCIEGRMKLETENQRQERLVLSILPRFVALEMITDMTSMDDELDPQEFHKIYIHQYKDVSILFADIKGFTLLSMNMSAQELVCLLNELFGRFDRLVEEYDCLRIKILGDCYYCVSGVPEPQRAHARCCVEMGLAMISTTRSVRKQLNFDMDMRIGIHSGSVLCGVLGLQKWQFDVWSRDVGIANMLEAGGIPGRIHISRATLDCLDGSYQTEDGRGYERNEFLRKHKIDTFLICHKEEDLDEIEADHFKTRQNYRPWNKEILASFSHGSYTQLPTSSVCRSTSKEINKRIEHAIDLRSSERMRQEHITSATMVFKDTHIEEKFSQVRDEMFKTNLVCSFIMFLLLMAVQALIPVPRLYYWTALQFVLFLLGYLLLLMIVLAEEFRHSPGVLQQFCCWIHENNSMRNLLTLTAISINFSMALFDMIWCNSTETREISTSETEGYKTSQKPLTACTYPEFFVLSGVISMVTCAVFLRLSSLLKLAILLLVVVMYSYFIEVSFHMLYVHEPEQEQSSRKGVSILLMAMFVIAVFYNGRQWEATTRLDFLWRLQAQQEVQEMRDLREHNESLLHNILPAHVARHFLERNRHDQELYSQSYDEVGVMFASIAGFNEYYEQKEINHEGVESLRLLNEIIADFDELLEESYFLDIEKIKTIGSCYMAASGLSPDKQSRVVNDWHHLSELVLFALAMKETLKEINKKHSSNNFQLRVGIAHGPVVAGVIGATKPQYDIWGMTVNLASRMDSTGVSGRIQVPEATRNILEEWGFVLELRGEIYIKGVSERKGHIRTYFISTKRRPLSRNGITDRGQNRRSGRTTLAAVVFDLVQAIHREKQRGTNGGFTLPNNNFDNLKL; this comes from the exons ATGGGCCACCTAAACTCTGAAGAGAGATTTAGCGAGTCACTATCTCAACCTGTTGTTGGCATGGTAACATTCAGTGACACATCTGACATGCACAAGATGCCGCCACCATCTTGTATACCCACTCCACTGTCGCCAGGCTTGCGGCGCAAACAACTGCTGTGGCAGAATGCTGTGAAACACATCATCAGCCAACGGGGGCTGAGACAGCAGTTTGGCGTCGAGCCGGCCCGGAAAATTCATGTCACTGATGCCTACATTGAGGAAATCAACCAACAAATACGCAGCAAAGCATCACGGGGTATAACAAAACGGCGTTCCTCGGTTGCCAGAGTTCATCCATCCTTTTTCGGGGAACGTAGCAGTTCATCCAGTACTAACACTAGAACATCTGCAGATTATGCCAGTGATGCTGACTTTTTTGTGCACTGGGGCCACATCATCCACGGGGTGTATGTGCCAACATTGAGACACATCTTCAAATCCAAAGACCTTGAGAAGCTCTACCAACGTCATTCCTCACATACTAGAAGAACCTCATTAGTTGTCACAAACATTATTGATGCAGCTGCCAAACTGCACCTGCTTTTGCTCTACCTGGCACTGGTGCCTGACGGTTCAGACATACTGCTAGGCTGGTTTACGGGGTTCTTCATGGCTTGTGCAATTACCCTGTGTGTTTTGGTACTTACCTGTAAACGCTCACATTCTCCAAGATGGTTGCATTATGCTGGTATGGCTAGCTGGTTGTCACAGACTGCTCAGGTATTGGGTGGGCTGGCATATGGGTTGGAAAGAGACCAATCCTGGTATGTTCTTTTCACCCTGTTTGCAACATACACCCTATTGCCACTGCCACTGTTCTGGGCTATTGGAGCTGGCACCCTCACTTCCATACTGCACCTCACTTCAGAGACAATACGTCATGTCAGTGAAGTGGGACTTTTAAGAAAG ATTATCGCCAAGGCTTTACTGTACACAAGCATGAATGTGGCAGGTCTGTTCATCCATTACCTGACCGACCGGTCCCAGAGACAAGCCTTTCTTGAGACACGTCGCTGCATTGAAGGCCGCATGAAACTAGAAACGGAAAACCAGAGACAG GAGCGGTTGGTGCTGTCAATCTTGCCCCGCTTTGTGGCCTTGGAGATGATTACCGATATGACTTCTATGGATGATGAGCTTGATCCACAAgagtttcacaaaatatatatccATCAGTATAAAGATGTCAG CATCCTCTTTGCTGATATTAAGGGCTTCACACTGTTATCCATGAACATGTCTGCTCAGGAGTTAGTGTGTTTACTCAATGAGCTCTTTGGACGTTTTGACCGGCTAGTCGAG GAATATGACTGCTTGAGGATAAAAATATTAGGGGACTGTTACTACTGTGTATCAGGGGTACCAGAGCCTCAGCGAGCACATGCACGCTGCTGTGTGGAGATGGGACTAGCTATGATCAGCACCACACG ATCTGTAAGGAAACAACTGAATTTTGACATGGATATGCGAATTGGGATCCACTCTGGCTCTGTTCTTTGTGGGGTTCTGGGTCTACAAAAATGGCAGTTTGATGTGTGGTCCAGGGATGTAGGCATTGCCAACATGCTTGAAGCAGGGGGGATCCCTGG ACGCATCCACATTTCACGTGCTACTTTGGACTGCCTGGATGGAAGCTACCAAACGGAGGACGGGCGTGGATATGAACGCAATGAGTTTCTACGAAAACACAAGATTGACACTTTCCTTATCTGCCATAAAGAGGAGGATCTAGATGAAATTGAAGCAGATCATTTTAAAACTCGGCAAAACTACCGCCCCTGGAACAAAGAG ATCTTGGCCTCCTTCTCCCATGGCTCTTACACACAACTTCCTACATCCTCAGTGTGCAGATCTACATCCAAAGAGATCAACAAACGGATAGAGCATGCTATTGATCTCCGCAGCAGTGAGCGTATGCGTCAGGAGCACATCACTTCAGCTACGATGGTGTTTAAGGATACACATATTGAGGAGAAG TTCTCACAGGTAAGGGATGAGATGTTTAAGACCAATCTAGTATGCTCCTTCATCATGTTTCTTCTTCTCATGGCTGTCCAAGCCCTCATTCCTGTACCCAG GTTGTATTACTGGACAGCATTGCAGTTCGTTCTGTTCTTGCTTGGATATCTATTACTGCTTATGATTGTCCTGGCCGAAGAGTTCAGACATTCTCCCGGTGTCCTTCAGCAGTTCTGCTGCTGGATCCATGAAAACAACAGTATGCGGAACCTCCTCACTCTCACAGCTATATCCATCAACTTTAGCATGGCTCTGTTTGACATG ATATGGTGTAACTCTACTGAGACAAGAGAAATAAGCACCAGTGAAACAGAGGGATATAAGACCAGCCAGAAGCCCCTTACTGCCTGCACATATCCAGAG TTCTTTGTTCTAAGCGGGGTGATTTCTATGGTGACCTGTGCTGTGTTCTTGAGGCTGAGCTCTCTCTTAAAGTTGGCTATTCTGTTGTTGGTGGTGGTCATGTATTCTTACTTCATTGAAGTGTCCTTCCACATGCTGTATGTACATGAACCAGAGCAGGAACAGTCAAGCAG GAAGGGAGTCTCAATTCTGTTGATGGCGATGTTTGTCATAGCTGTGTTCTACAATGGTCGACAG TGGGAAGCAACAACACGGCTAGACTTCCTGTGGCGTTTGCAAGCTCAGCAGGAAGTGCAGGAGATGAGAGATCTGAGGGAACACAATGAGAGTCTGCTGCATAACATCCTGCCTGCACATGTTGCTCGTCACTTCCTAGAGAGGAACAGACATGATCAG GAGCTGTATTCTCAGTCCTATGATGAGGTGGGGGTAATGTTTGCCTCCATCGCTGGCTTTAATGAATACTACGAGCAGAAGGAGATCAATCACGAGGGAGTTGAGTCTCTCAGACTGCTCAATGAGATCATTGCAGACTTCGATGAG CTGTTGGAGGAGTCATATTTTTTGGACATTGAGAAAATCAAAACCATTGGGAGTTGCTACATGGCAGCATCTGGTCTATCACCTGATAAACAG TCTCGTGTTGTAAATGACTGGCATCATCTCAGTGAGTTGGTTCTGTTCGCTCTGGCTATGAAAGAGACCCTTAAAGAAATCAACAAAAAACATTCCTCAAACAATTTCCAGCTCCGCGTTG GAATTGCCCATGGTCCTGTTGTTGCTGGGGTCATCGGTGCCACCAAACCGCAGTATGATATCTGGGGCATGACAGTGAATTTGGCAAGTCGAATGGACAGCACTGGAGTCAGTGGAAGGATTCAGGTCCCTGAGGCCACACGTAATATTTTAGAAGAATGGGGATTTGTGCTAGAGTTGCGTGGTGAGATATACATAAAGGGTGTCAGTGAGAGAAAAGGACATATCCGAACGTACTTCATCAGCACCAAAAGGCGTCCGCTGTCAAGAAACGGGATTACAGACAGAGGACAGAACAGACGGAGTGGGAGGACCACGCTTGCCGCTGTGGTCTTTGATCTTGTACAGGCCATTcatagagagaaacagagaggtaCCAATGGAGGTTTCACTCTGCCAAACAACAACTTTGACAACTTAAAATTATGA
- the LOC113092585 gene encoding adenylate cyclase type 8-like isoform X3, whose amino-acid sequence MGHLNSEERFSESLSQPVVGMVTFSDTSDMHKMPPPSCIPTPLSPGLRRKQLLWQNAVKHIISQRGLRQQFGVEPARKIHVTDAYIEEINQQIRSKASRGITKRRSSVARVHPSFFGERSSSSSTNTRTSADYASDADFFVHWGHIIHGVYVPTLRHIFKSKDLEKLYQRHSSHTRRTSLVVTNIIDAAAKLHLLLLYLALVPDGSDILLGWFTGFFMACAITLCVLVLTCKRSHSPRWLHYAGMASWLSQTAQVLGGLAYGLERDQSWYVLFTLFATYTLLPLPLFWAIGAGTLTSILHLTSETIRHVSEVGLLRKIIAKALLYTSMNVAGLFIHYLTDRSQRQAFLETRRCIEGRMKLETENQRQERLVLSILPRFVALEMITDMTSMDDELDPQEFHKIYIHQYKDVSILFADIKGFTLLSMNMSAQELVCLLNELFGRFDRLVEEYDCLRIKILGDCYYCVSGVPEPQRAHARCCVEMGLAMISTTRSVRKQLNFDMDMRIGIHSGSVLCGVLGLQKWQFDVWSRDVGIANMLEAGGIPGRIHISRATLDCLDGSYQTEDGRGYERNEFLRKHKIDTFLICHKEEDLDEIEADHFKTRQNYRPWNKEILASFSHGSYTQLPTSSVCRSTSKEINKRIEHAIDLRSSERMRQEHITSATMVFKDTHIEEKFSQVRDEMFKTNLVCSFIMFLLLMAVQALIPVPRLYYWTALQFVLFLLGYLLLLMIVLAEEFRHSPGVLQQFCCWIHENNSMRNLLTLTAISINFSMALFDMIWCNSTETREISTSETEGYKTSQKPLTACTYPEFFVLSGVISMVTCAVFLRLSSLLKLAILLLVVVMYSYFIEVSFHMLYVHEPEQEQSSRRKGVSILLMAMFVIAVFYNGRQWEATTRLDFLWRLQAQQEVQEMRDLREHNESLLHNILPAHVARHFLERNRHDQELYSQSYDEVGVMFASIAGFNEYYEQKEINHEGVESLRLLNEIIADFDELLEESYFLDIEKIKTIGSCYMAASGLSPDKQELPMVLLLLGSSVPPNRSMISGA is encoded by the exons ATGGGCCACCTAAACTCTGAAGAGAGATTTAGCGAGTCACTATCTCAACCTGTTGTTGGCATGGTAACATTCAGTGACACATCTGACATGCACAAGATGCCGCCACCATCTTGTATACCCACTCCACTGTCGCCAGGCTTGCGGCGCAAACAACTGCTGTGGCAGAATGCTGTGAAACACATCATCAGCCAACGGGGGCTGAGACAGCAGTTTGGCGTCGAGCCGGCCCGGAAAATTCATGTCACTGATGCCTACATTGAGGAAATCAACCAACAAATACGCAGCAAAGCATCACGGGGTATAACAAAACGGCGTTCCTCGGTTGCCAGAGTTCATCCATCCTTTTTCGGGGAACGTAGCAGTTCATCCAGTACTAACACTAGAACATCTGCAGATTATGCCAGTGATGCTGACTTTTTTGTGCACTGGGGCCACATCATCCACGGGGTGTATGTGCCAACATTGAGACACATCTTCAAATCCAAAGACCTTGAGAAGCTCTACCAACGTCATTCCTCACATACTAGAAGAACCTCATTAGTTGTCACAAACATTATTGATGCAGCTGCCAAACTGCACCTGCTTTTGCTCTACCTGGCACTGGTGCCTGACGGTTCAGACATACTGCTAGGCTGGTTTACGGGGTTCTTCATGGCTTGTGCAATTACCCTGTGTGTTTTGGTACTTACCTGTAAACGCTCACATTCTCCAAGATGGTTGCATTATGCTGGTATGGCTAGCTGGTTGTCACAGACTGCTCAGGTATTGGGTGGGCTGGCATATGGGTTGGAAAGAGACCAATCCTGGTATGTTCTTTTCACCCTGTTTGCAACATACACCCTATTGCCACTGCCACTGTTCTGGGCTATTGGAGCTGGCACCCTCACTTCCATACTGCACCTCACTTCAGAGACAATACGTCATGTCAGTGAAGTGGGACTTTTAAGAAAG ATTATCGCCAAGGCTTTACTGTACACAAGCATGAATGTGGCAGGTCTGTTCATCCATTACCTGACCGACCGGTCCCAGAGACAAGCCTTTCTTGAGACACGTCGCTGCATTGAAGGCCGCATGAAACTAGAAACGGAAAACCAGAGACAG GAGCGGTTGGTGCTGTCAATCTTGCCCCGCTTTGTGGCCTTGGAGATGATTACCGATATGACTTCTATGGATGATGAGCTTGATCCACAAgagtttcacaaaatatatatccATCAGTATAAAGATGTCAG CATCCTCTTTGCTGATATTAAGGGCTTCACACTGTTATCCATGAACATGTCTGCTCAGGAGTTAGTGTGTTTACTCAATGAGCTCTTTGGACGTTTTGACCGGCTAGTCGAG GAATATGACTGCTTGAGGATAAAAATATTAGGGGACTGTTACTACTGTGTATCAGGGGTACCAGAGCCTCAGCGAGCACATGCACGCTGCTGTGTGGAGATGGGACTAGCTATGATCAGCACCACACG ATCTGTAAGGAAACAACTGAATTTTGACATGGATATGCGAATTGGGATCCACTCTGGCTCTGTTCTTTGTGGGGTTCTGGGTCTACAAAAATGGCAGTTTGATGTGTGGTCCAGGGATGTAGGCATTGCCAACATGCTTGAAGCAGGGGGGATCCCTGG ACGCATCCACATTTCACGTGCTACTTTGGACTGCCTGGATGGAAGCTACCAAACGGAGGACGGGCGTGGATATGAACGCAATGAGTTTCTACGAAAACACAAGATTGACACTTTCCTTATCTGCCATAAAGAGGAGGATCTAGATGAAATTGAAGCAGATCATTTTAAAACTCGGCAAAACTACCGCCCCTGGAACAAAGAG ATCTTGGCCTCCTTCTCCCATGGCTCTTACACACAACTTCCTACATCCTCAGTGTGCAGATCTACATCCAAAGAGATCAACAAACGGATAGAGCATGCTATTGATCTCCGCAGCAGTGAGCGTATGCGTCAGGAGCACATCACTTCAGCTACGATGGTGTTTAAGGATACACATATTGAGGAGAAG TTCTCACAGGTAAGGGATGAGATGTTTAAGACCAATCTAGTATGCTCCTTCATCATGTTTCTTCTTCTCATGGCTGTCCAAGCCCTCATTCCTGTACCCAG GTTGTATTACTGGACAGCATTGCAGTTCGTTCTGTTCTTGCTTGGATATCTATTACTGCTTATGATTGTCCTGGCCGAAGAGTTCAGACATTCTCCCGGTGTCCTTCAGCAGTTCTGCTGCTGGATCCATGAAAACAACAGTATGCGGAACCTCCTCACTCTCACAGCTATATCCATCAACTTTAGCATGGCTCTGTTTGACATG ATATGGTGTAACTCTACTGAGACAAGAGAAATAAGCACCAGTGAAACAGAGGGATATAAGACCAGCCAGAAGCCCCTTACTGCCTGCACATATCCAGAG TTCTTTGTTCTAAGCGGGGTGATTTCTATGGTGACCTGTGCTGTGTTCTTGAGGCTGAGCTCTCTCTTAAAGTTGGCTATTCTGTTGTTGGTGGTGGTCATGTATTCTTACTTCATTGAAGTGTCCTTCCACATGCTGTATGTACATGAACCAGAGCAGGAACAGTCAAGCAG AAGGAAGGGAGTCTCAATTCTGTTGATGGCGATGTTTGTCATAGCTGTGTTCTACAATGGTCGACAG TGGGAAGCAACAACACGGCTAGACTTCCTGTGGCGTTTGCAAGCTCAGCAGGAAGTGCAGGAGATGAGAGATCTGAGGGAACACAATGAGAGTCTGCTGCATAACATCCTGCCTGCACATGTTGCTCGTCACTTCCTAGAGAGGAACAGACATGATCAG GAGCTGTATTCTCAGTCCTATGATGAGGTGGGGGTAATGTTTGCCTCCATCGCTGGCTTTAATGAATACTACGAGCAGAAGGAGATCAATCACGAGGGAGTTGAGTCTCTCAGACTGCTCAATGAGATCATTGCAGACTTCGATGAG CTGTTGGAGGAGTCATATTTTTTGGACATTGAGAAAATCAAAACCATTGGGAGTTGCTACATGGCAGCATCTGGTCTATCACCTGATAAACAG GAATTGCCCATGGTCCTGTTGTTGCTGGGGTCATCGGTGCCACCAAACCGCAGTATGATATCTGGGGCATGA
- the LOC113092585 gene encoding adenylate cyclase type 8-like isoform X1 produces MGHLNSEERFSESLSQPVVGMVTFSDTSDMHKMPPPSCIPTPLSPGLRRKQLLWQNAVKHIISQRGLRQQFGVEPARKIHVTDAYIEEINQQIRSKASRGITKRRSSVARVHPSFFGERSSSSSTNTRTSADYASDADFFVHWGHIIHGVYVPTLRHIFKSKDLEKLYQRHSSHTRRTSLVVTNIIDAAAKLHLLLLYLALVPDGSDILLGWFTGFFMACAITLCVLVLTCKRSHSPRWLHYAGMASWLSQTAQVLGGLAYGLERDQSWYVLFTLFATYTLLPLPLFWAIGAGTLTSILHLTSETIRHVSEVGLLRKIIAKALLYTSMNVAGLFIHYLTDRSQRQAFLETRRCIEGRMKLETENQRQERLVLSILPRFVALEMITDMTSMDDELDPQEFHKIYIHQYKDVSILFADIKGFTLLSMNMSAQELVCLLNELFGRFDRLVEEYDCLRIKILGDCYYCVSGVPEPQRAHARCCVEMGLAMISTTRSVRKQLNFDMDMRIGIHSGSVLCGVLGLQKWQFDVWSRDVGIANMLEAGGIPGRIHISRATLDCLDGSYQTEDGRGYERNEFLRKHKIDTFLICHKEEDLDEIEADHFKTRQNYRPWNKEILASFSHGSYTQLPTSSVCRSTSKEINKRIEHAIDLRSSERMRQEHITSATMVFKDTHIEEKFSQVRDEMFKTNLVCSFIMFLLLMAVQALIPVPRLYYWTALQFVLFLLGYLLLLMIVLAEEFRHSPGVLQQFCCWIHENNSMRNLLTLTAISINFSMALFDMIWCNSTETREISTSETEGYKTSQKPLTACTYPEFFVLSGVISMVTCAVFLRLSSLLKLAILLLVVVMYSYFIEVSFHMLYVHEPEQEQSSRRKGVSILLMAMFVIAVFYNGRQWEATTRLDFLWRLQAQQEVQEMRDLREHNESLLHNILPAHVARHFLERNRHDQELYSQSYDEVGVMFASIAGFNEYYEQKEINHEGVESLRLLNEIIADFDELLEESYFLDIEKIKTIGSCYMAASGLSPDKQSRVVNDWHHLSELVLFALAMKETLKEINKKHSSNNFQLRVGIAHGPVVAGVIGATKPQYDIWGMTVNLASRMDSTGVSGRIQVPEATRNILEEWGFVLELRGEIYIKGVSERKGHIRTYFISTKRRPLSRNGITDRGQNRRSGRTTLAAVVFDLVQAIHREKQRGTNGGFTLPNNNFDNLKL; encoded by the exons ATGGGCCACCTAAACTCTGAAGAGAGATTTAGCGAGTCACTATCTCAACCTGTTGTTGGCATGGTAACATTCAGTGACACATCTGACATGCACAAGATGCCGCCACCATCTTGTATACCCACTCCACTGTCGCCAGGCTTGCGGCGCAAACAACTGCTGTGGCAGAATGCTGTGAAACACATCATCAGCCAACGGGGGCTGAGACAGCAGTTTGGCGTCGAGCCGGCCCGGAAAATTCATGTCACTGATGCCTACATTGAGGAAATCAACCAACAAATACGCAGCAAAGCATCACGGGGTATAACAAAACGGCGTTCCTCGGTTGCCAGAGTTCATCCATCCTTTTTCGGGGAACGTAGCAGTTCATCCAGTACTAACACTAGAACATCTGCAGATTATGCCAGTGATGCTGACTTTTTTGTGCACTGGGGCCACATCATCCACGGGGTGTATGTGCCAACATTGAGACACATCTTCAAATCCAAAGACCTTGAGAAGCTCTACCAACGTCATTCCTCACATACTAGAAGAACCTCATTAGTTGTCACAAACATTATTGATGCAGCTGCCAAACTGCACCTGCTTTTGCTCTACCTGGCACTGGTGCCTGACGGTTCAGACATACTGCTAGGCTGGTTTACGGGGTTCTTCATGGCTTGTGCAATTACCCTGTGTGTTTTGGTACTTACCTGTAAACGCTCACATTCTCCAAGATGGTTGCATTATGCTGGTATGGCTAGCTGGTTGTCACAGACTGCTCAGGTATTGGGTGGGCTGGCATATGGGTTGGAAAGAGACCAATCCTGGTATGTTCTTTTCACCCTGTTTGCAACATACACCCTATTGCCACTGCCACTGTTCTGGGCTATTGGAGCTGGCACCCTCACTTCCATACTGCACCTCACTTCAGAGACAATACGTCATGTCAGTGAAGTGGGACTTTTAAGAAAG ATTATCGCCAAGGCTTTACTGTACACAAGCATGAATGTGGCAGGTCTGTTCATCCATTACCTGACCGACCGGTCCCAGAGACAAGCCTTTCTTGAGACACGTCGCTGCATTGAAGGCCGCATGAAACTAGAAACGGAAAACCAGAGACAG GAGCGGTTGGTGCTGTCAATCTTGCCCCGCTTTGTGGCCTTGGAGATGATTACCGATATGACTTCTATGGATGATGAGCTTGATCCACAAgagtttcacaaaatatatatccATCAGTATAAAGATGTCAG CATCCTCTTTGCTGATATTAAGGGCTTCACACTGTTATCCATGAACATGTCTGCTCAGGAGTTAGTGTGTTTACTCAATGAGCTCTTTGGACGTTTTGACCGGCTAGTCGAG GAATATGACTGCTTGAGGATAAAAATATTAGGGGACTGTTACTACTGTGTATCAGGGGTACCAGAGCCTCAGCGAGCACATGCACGCTGCTGTGTGGAGATGGGACTAGCTATGATCAGCACCACACG ATCTGTAAGGAAACAACTGAATTTTGACATGGATATGCGAATTGGGATCCACTCTGGCTCTGTTCTTTGTGGGGTTCTGGGTCTACAAAAATGGCAGTTTGATGTGTGGTCCAGGGATGTAGGCATTGCCAACATGCTTGAAGCAGGGGGGATCCCTGG ACGCATCCACATTTCACGTGCTACTTTGGACTGCCTGGATGGAAGCTACCAAACGGAGGACGGGCGTGGATATGAACGCAATGAGTTTCTACGAAAACACAAGATTGACACTTTCCTTATCTGCCATAAAGAGGAGGATCTAGATGAAATTGAAGCAGATCATTTTAAAACTCGGCAAAACTACCGCCCCTGGAACAAAGAG ATCTTGGCCTCCTTCTCCCATGGCTCTTACACACAACTTCCTACATCCTCAGTGTGCAGATCTACATCCAAAGAGATCAACAAACGGATAGAGCATGCTATTGATCTCCGCAGCAGTGAGCGTATGCGTCAGGAGCACATCACTTCAGCTACGATGGTGTTTAAGGATACACATATTGAGGAGAAG TTCTCACAGGTAAGGGATGAGATGTTTAAGACCAATCTAGTATGCTCCTTCATCATGTTTCTTCTTCTCATGGCTGTCCAAGCCCTCATTCCTGTACCCAG GTTGTATTACTGGACAGCATTGCAGTTCGTTCTGTTCTTGCTTGGATATCTATTACTGCTTATGATTGTCCTGGCCGAAGAGTTCAGACATTCTCCCGGTGTCCTTCAGCAGTTCTGCTGCTGGATCCATGAAAACAACAGTATGCGGAACCTCCTCACTCTCACAGCTATATCCATCAACTTTAGCATGGCTCTGTTTGACATG ATATGGTGTAACTCTACTGAGACAAGAGAAATAAGCACCAGTGAAACAGAGGGATATAAGACCAGCCAGAAGCCCCTTACTGCCTGCACATATCCAGAG TTCTTTGTTCTAAGCGGGGTGATTTCTATGGTGACCTGTGCTGTGTTCTTGAGGCTGAGCTCTCTCTTAAAGTTGGCTATTCTGTTGTTGGTGGTGGTCATGTATTCTTACTTCATTGAAGTGTCCTTCCACATGCTGTATGTACATGAACCAGAGCAGGAACAGTCAAGCAG AAGGAAGGGAGTCTCAATTCTGTTGATGGCGATGTTTGTCATAGCTGTGTTCTACAATGGTCGACAG TGGGAAGCAACAACACGGCTAGACTTCCTGTGGCGTTTGCAAGCTCAGCAGGAAGTGCAGGAGATGAGAGATCTGAGGGAACACAATGAGAGTCTGCTGCATAACATCCTGCCTGCACATGTTGCTCGTCACTTCCTAGAGAGGAACAGACATGATCAG GAGCTGTATTCTCAGTCCTATGATGAGGTGGGGGTAATGTTTGCCTCCATCGCTGGCTTTAATGAATACTACGAGCAGAAGGAGATCAATCACGAGGGAGTTGAGTCTCTCAGACTGCTCAATGAGATCATTGCAGACTTCGATGAG CTGTTGGAGGAGTCATATTTTTTGGACATTGAGAAAATCAAAACCATTGGGAGTTGCTACATGGCAGCATCTGGTCTATCACCTGATAAACAG TCTCGTGTTGTAAATGACTGGCATCATCTCAGTGAGTTGGTTCTGTTCGCTCTGGCTATGAAAGAGACCCTTAAAGAAATCAACAAAAAACATTCCTCAAACAATTTCCAGCTCCGCGTTG GAATTGCCCATGGTCCTGTTGTTGCTGGGGTCATCGGTGCCACCAAACCGCAGTATGATATCTGGGGCATGACAGTGAATTTGGCAAGTCGAATGGACAGCACTGGAGTCAGTGGAAGGATTCAGGTCCCTGAGGCCACACGTAATATTTTAGAAGAATGGGGATTTGTGCTAGAGTTGCGTGGTGAGATATACATAAAGGGTGTCAGTGAGAGAAAAGGACATATCCGAACGTACTTCATCAGCACCAAAAGGCGTCCGCTGTCAAGAAACGGGATTACAGACAGAGGACAGAACAGACGGAGTGGGAGGACCACGCTTGCCGCTGTGGTCTTTGATCTTGTACAGGCCATTcatagagagaaacagagaggtaCCAATGGAGGTTTCACTCTGCCAAACAACAACTTTGACAACTTAAAATTATGA